A region from the Lentimonas sp. CC4 genome encodes:
- a CDS encoding SDR family oxidoreductase — MAIIQDQLVFVSGSTQGIGQAIARAFVADGARVIVHGRGEVKTLAAAQEIGAAGGAWGDLATAAGTQAVLAQLAEHGSVDILINNAGIFSVEDFFELGDDEWLRYYQTNVMSMVRLCRALMPGMLERDRGGIINVSSEAAVKPLPQMIHYSMTKTAMVSISRGLAELTKGTAVRVNTLLPGPTWTGGVEEYFDGLAKQEGKPLEDVLSSYFQEHEPTSLIQRFAQVDEIAEAALFLAKNGAVNGSSLRVEGGIIRSI; from the coding sequence ATGGCTATAATACAGGATCAACTGGTTTTCGTTTCAGGTTCTACCCAAGGCATAGGCCAAGCAATTGCACGTGCGTTTGTCGCAGATGGTGCGCGTGTGATCGTGCATGGACGTGGTGAGGTGAAAACGCTGGCTGCCGCTCAGGAGATCGGTGCCGCTGGAGGTGCGTGGGGGGATTTGGCAACCGCGGCAGGGACGCAAGCAGTGTTGGCTCAGTTGGCAGAGCATGGTTCGGTTGACATTTTGATCAATAACGCGGGCATTTTTAGCGTGGAAGATTTCTTTGAGTTGGGCGATGATGAATGGCTGCGCTACTACCAAACAAATGTGATGAGTATGGTGCGTCTTTGCCGTGCGTTGATGCCTGGCATGTTGGAGCGTGACCGCGGCGGTATTATTAACGTATCCAGCGAGGCGGCTGTTAAACCATTGCCGCAAATGATTCACTATTCGATGACGAAGACCGCGATGGTCTCAATCTCTCGTGGTTTAGCTGAATTGACTAAGGGGACGGCGGTGCGTGTGAATACACTGCTGCCTGGGCCAACCTGGACTGGTGGAGTTGAGGAATATTTCGATGGCTTAGCGAAGCAGGAGGGCAAGCCGTTGGAAGATGTCTTGAGCAGTTATTTTCAAGAGCACGAGCCGACCTCGTTGATTCAGCGCTTTGCTCAAGTTGATGAGATCGCAGAAGCGGCTCTCTTTCTTGCAAAAAATGGCGCAGTCAATGGCAGTTCACTCCGTGTCGAGGGGGGAATCATTCGCTCGATTTAG
- a CDS encoding UDP-glucose 6-dehydrogenase, with protein sequence MKICCIGAGYVGGPTMAMIAHKCENHIVTVVDINQARIDEWNSDELPIFEPGLDDIVKGCRGQTLFFSTDIDTAIREADIIFMSVNTPTKTYGVGAGRAADLRYVEKCARKIAEVAENDKIVVEKSTLPVRTAESIKRILESNSKGRKFQVLSNPEFLAEGTAVADLENPDRVLIGGDQTPDGLVAIQKLVDVYAEWVPAEKILTTNVWSSELSKLTANAFLAQRISSINAISALCEATGANVDEVAHAIGTDSRIGPKFLKSSVGFGGSCFQKDILNLVYLCDHFGVPEAATYWNGVIEMNDYQKHRFARRVISTMFNTVSDKKIAVLGFAFKKDTNDTRESAAIYICKDLLDEQANVSIYDPKVSEAQMRRDLGLSEDDTSITVCADAYEATKDAHAVLILTEWDEFKALDFKKIYDHMNLPAFLFDGRNLLDLDALRQIGFEASGIGRG encoded by the coding sequence ATGAAAATTTGCTGTATTGGAGCTGGATACGTTGGTGGGCCGACCATGGCCATGATTGCTCACAAGTGTGAGAATCACATCGTTACTGTGGTTGATATTAATCAGGCGCGCATCGACGAGTGGAACTCCGATGAGCTACCGATTTTCGAGCCTGGACTGGATGATATCGTTAAGGGCTGCCGGGGTCAGACGCTCTTTTTCTCAACCGATATCGACACTGCGATCCGCGAGGCGGATATCATCTTCATGAGCGTCAACACGCCGACCAAGACCTATGGTGTGGGGGCGGGCCGCGCGGCGGATCTACGTTACGTTGAAAAATGTGCGCGTAAGATCGCTGAAGTAGCGGAAAATGATAAGATCGTTGTTGAAAAATCCACGTTGCCGGTGCGCACCGCGGAGTCGATTAAGCGCATTCTAGAGTCTAACTCCAAGGGGCGTAAGTTCCAGGTGCTATCTAATCCTGAATTTCTCGCTGAGGGCACCGCGGTGGCCGATCTTGAAAACCCAGATCGTGTGCTGATTGGTGGCGATCAGACCCCAGATGGCCTCGTAGCGATTCAAAAGCTGGTCGATGTCTATGCCGAGTGGGTGCCTGCAGAAAAGATTTTGACGACCAATGTATGGTCGTCCGAGCTCTCGAAGCTCACTGCCAACGCTTTCCTTGCGCAGCGTATCTCATCGATTAATGCAATTTCTGCGCTCTGTGAAGCGACTGGCGCGAATGTCGACGAAGTCGCTCATGCGATTGGCACGGATAGCCGAATCGGCCCGAAGTTCCTTAAATCATCTGTCGGTTTCGGTGGATCGTGCTTCCAGAAGGACATTCTCAACCTGGTCTACCTGTGCGATCACTTCGGCGTCCCAGAAGCTGCGACTTATTGGAACGGTGTGATCGAGATGAACGATTACCAGAAGCACCGGTTCGCTCGTCGCGTGATTTCGACGATGTTTAACACCGTCTCGGACAAGAAAATCGCCGTGCTCGGTTTTGCGTTCAAAAAGGACACCAACGACACTCGGGAATCAGCTGCTATTTATATATGCAAAGATCTGCTCGACGAGCAGGCAAATGTCTCGATCTACGACCCGAAGGTTTCCGAGGCGCAGATGCGTCGCGATCTCGGACTGTCAGAAGACGATACATCCATTACAGTCTGTGCAGATGCCTATGAAGCGACCAAGGATGCGCATGCCGTGTTGATTTTAACCGAATGGGATGAGTTTAAGGCCTTAGATTTCAAAAAAATCTACGATCATATGAACTTACCGGCCTTTCTTTTCGACGGTCGCAACCTCCTTGATTTGGATGCTTTGCGTCAAATTGGCTTCGAAGCGTCTGGAATTGGGCGCGGATAG
- a CDS encoding endonuclease/exonuclease/phosphatase family protein, which translates to MTENRLLGYFKTRLTYGVVACIICPVLGALGQWHWILDLFSHFRIQYTITLLGIGAALLLLRHTRWGFISCITGIVLSISLLPYAPKQAPETLPAPEHNLLNYNLNTANRKYQEVLEFLQTTNADIVFLMEVNQTWISKLSALKASYPYSIMHPRSDNFGLALYSKHPIDNGMIPSFGSNELPTIEAAIRLPKQTLHLIGTHPLPPVSKENSDSRNQQLTSIAAHIQNTSHDYQIVTGDLNCTPWSFIFKDFTQQAALKDSSIGNGIGGTWFRKLGFISIPIDHILGSERITFTEKEIKDTFGSDHSAVLVNFILHP; encoded by the coding sequence GTGACCGAAAACAGACTACTCGGATACTTCAAAACACGACTCACCTATGGTGTCGTCGCATGTATTATTTGTCCTGTGCTTGGGGCACTCGGACAGTGGCATTGGATATTGGATTTATTTTCGCATTTCCGCATACAATACACGATCACACTACTCGGAATCGGAGCAGCACTACTATTATTGAGGCACACACGCTGGGGCTTCATCAGTTGCATCACAGGCATCGTGCTATCCATCAGCCTATTGCCCTATGCCCCGAAACAAGCACCCGAAACGCTTCCAGCACCAGAGCATAACTTACTCAACTACAACCTAAACACTGCAAATCGAAAATATCAGGAAGTGCTCGAATTCCTCCAGACGACCAACGCCGACATCGTCTTTCTAATGGAGGTCAATCAAACATGGATCTCAAAACTTTCCGCCCTAAAAGCAAGCTACCCATATTCCATCATGCATCCTCGGTCGGATAACTTCGGGCTCGCTCTCTACAGCAAACACCCAATCGATAATGGGATGATTCCAAGCTTCGGATCAAATGAACTACCAACGATTGAAGCTGCCATTCGTCTCCCAAAGCAGACACTACATCTCATCGGCACACACCCCCTCCCTCCGGTGAGCAAAGAGAACAGCGACAGCAGGAATCAACAACTAACGAGCATTGCTGCTCATATACAAAACACTTCACACGACTACCAAATCGTCACCGGTGACCTCAACTGCACTCCTTGGTCTTTCATCTTCAAAGACTTCACACAGCAAGCAGCACTCAAAGACAGCAGTATTGGCAACGGCATCGGAGGCACTTGGTTTCGTAAACTGGGATTTATTTCGATCCCGATTGACCACATTCTCGGCAGCGAGCGCATCACCTTCACGGAGAAGGAAATCAAAGACACGTTCGGATCCGATCACAGCGCGGTCCTTGTTAATTTCATTCTGCACCCATGA
- the rpoN gene encoding RNA polymerase factor sigma-54, producing the protein MSSQGFQQVQKQSQSLVLAPQLRNSLKILQAPAVELRTSILEELQANPLLEELAIDSISVEEHREEPNANELDQDEEMDFNADDFSAIERMSEDMREHYALENTGQSHTSEDEERREHFMNSLTTSTSLQQHLIEQAELTDCSDQEREALIYLIGSIDDNGFLTETVSNIALTSRIPYSSVSKACETLRTFEPQGIGTKDTQDCLATQLELRGRGTSTAARILRDHFELLIRRRIPELSRKLGVTTDDIQDAIVEISTLDPTPGKRFSPDSNTVIEPDVTVFKDEYGEWKIVLNNDYIPRLRISSTYKDMLAKGNLSKKEKEFMVERMRSGKFLINSIEQRQQTIERITREILKFQSDFFDAGVSKLRPLTMNTIAQTVSVHETTVSRAIANKYIRTPHGVFAFKYFFTPGYKAGGGEAVSNKSIKDMISHIIDEENPAKPYSDQGIVNILTEKDIKIARRTVAKYREELGILPTNLRRRYE; encoded by the coding sequence ATGAGTTCACAAGGCTTCCAACAAGTTCAAAAACAATCGCAGTCGCTCGTATTAGCGCCGCAACTGCGCAACTCTCTAAAGATCCTACAAGCACCAGCGGTCGAACTGCGCACTTCTATTCTAGAAGAGCTTCAAGCCAACCCGCTCCTCGAAGAGCTGGCGATCGACAGCATCAGCGTCGAAGAGCACCGCGAAGAGCCAAACGCGAATGAGCTCGATCAAGACGAGGAGATGGATTTCAACGCGGATGACTTTAGCGCCATTGAGCGCATGAGCGAAGACATGCGCGAGCACTACGCGCTGGAAAACACCGGCCAGAGCCACACCTCCGAGGATGAAGAGCGCCGCGAGCACTTCATGAACTCGCTCACCACCAGCACATCTCTGCAACAGCACTTGATCGAGCAAGCCGAACTCACAGACTGCTCCGATCAAGAGCGCGAGGCTCTCATCTACCTGATTGGTAGTATCGACGACAATGGATTTCTAACCGAGACCGTATCGAACATCGCCCTGACTAGCCGAATCCCATACAGCTCTGTGAGCAAGGCCTGCGAAACACTGCGAACCTTCGAGCCACAGGGCATTGGCACCAAAGACACACAAGACTGTTTAGCCACTCAACTAGAACTACGCGGTCGCGGCACCTCGACTGCAGCACGCATTCTGCGTGATCATTTTGAACTCCTAATCCGTCGTCGCATCCCCGAACTTAGCCGTAAGCTCGGTGTCACGACAGACGACATTCAGGATGCCATAGTAGAGATCTCCACGCTCGACCCGACACCCGGTAAACGCTTCAGCCCCGACTCTAATACAGTTATCGAGCCAGACGTCACTGTATTCAAAGATGAATACGGCGAATGGAAAATCGTGCTGAATAACGACTACATTCCACGCCTACGAATCAGCAGCACTTACAAGGATATGCTGGCCAAAGGCAATCTAAGTAAGAAGGAAAAGGAATTCATGGTCGAACGCATGCGCTCAGGAAAATTCCTGATCAACTCGATCGAGCAACGCCAACAAACCATCGAACGCATCACGCGAGAAATCCTAAAATTCCAGAGCGACTTTTTTGATGCTGGCGTGTCGAAACTACGCCCACTGACGATGAATACCATCGCTCAAACTGTCAGCGTTCATGAGACCACGGTTAGCCGAGCCATCGCGAATAAATACATTCGCACACCACATGGGGTCTTCGCGTTTAAATATTTCTTCACACCTGGCTACAAGGCCGGCGGCGGTGAGGCGGTTTCCAATAAATCCATCAAAGATATGATCAGCCACATCATTGATGAGGAGAATCCAGCCAAGCCCTACAGCGACCAAGGTATCGTCAACATCTTAACCGAAAAAGACATCAAGATCGCACGACGCACGGTGGCCAAATACCGTGAAGAACTAGGCATTCTACCGACCAACTTGCGACGTAGATACGAGTAG
- a CDS encoding CPXCG motif-containing cysteine-rich protein — MHSDPYCNVTCPSCFEVFAVPGPAPSETPTEWDYDCEVCCRPMLIRFTLDDNDVIADAEAAW, encoded by the coding sequence ATGCACTCCGATCCATACTGTAATGTCACCTGCCCAAGTTGCTTCGAGGTATTCGCGGTGCCGGGTCCAGCCCCATCTGAAACTCCCACGGAGTGGGATTACGATTGCGAGGTCTGCTGCCGACCAATGCTTATAAGATTCACACTCGACGACAACGATGTGATCGCAGACGCAGAAGCCGCATGGTGA
- the fabV gene encoding enoyl-ACP reductase FabV, which translates to MIVKPRIRGYVCITAHPKGCEAKVREEIEVAKATKRSDGPKKVLVLGSSTGYGLSSRITAAFGYDAATFGVFFERPSLKGKPASAGWYNSVAFEKAAHEAGLYAKSINGDAFSNEVKEQAIAQIKEDLGQVDLVVYSLASPRRTDPETGETYKSVLKPIGDKPFTNRTMDTDHDEVKDVTIEPATEEEIQHTINVMGGQDWELWMKALDDAGVLAPGAKSVAYSYIGPEATWPVYTNGTIGQAKKDVERAAAAITEAYDCEAYVAVNKAVVTQASSAIPVVPLYISILIKLMKEKGTHEDCIEQMVRLFDDRLYGKDLQLDDLGRIRIDDWEMQPDIQAKVIEIWPSITSETLDILGDYTGYQHNFLTLFGFEMPGVDYDEDVEVDLPLPSSV; encoded by the coding sequence ATGATAGTTAAACCGCGCATCCGAGGATATGTTTGCATTACCGCCCACCCGAAAGGTTGTGAGGCTAAAGTTCGCGAGGAGATCGAAGTCGCAAAGGCGACCAAGCGAAGCGATGGCCCTAAGAAGGTGCTCGTTTTAGGTTCTTCCACGGGATATGGCCTGTCTTCGCGTATCACCGCGGCTTTTGGCTACGATGCCGCGACTTTTGGCGTCTTTTTTGAGCGTCCTTCGCTTAAAGGCAAGCCAGCCAGCGCTGGTTGGTATAACTCGGTAGCATTCGAGAAAGCGGCACACGAGGCCGGTCTTTATGCCAAAAGCATCAACGGCGATGCCTTCTCCAACGAAGTGAAGGAGCAAGCCATCGCTCAGATTAAAGAAGACCTCGGTCAGGTTGATCTTGTGGTTTACAGCTTGGCGTCTCCGCGCCGCACAGATCCAGAGACTGGCGAGACTTACAAATCCGTTTTAAAACCGATTGGTGACAAGCCATTTACCAATCGCACGATGGATACCGATCATGACGAGGTGAAGGATGTGACCATCGAGCCTGCCACTGAAGAAGAGATTCAGCACACGATCAATGTGATGGGTGGTCAGGATTGGGAACTTTGGATGAAGGCACTTGATGATGCTGGCGTGCTCGCTCCTGGAGCAAAGAGTGTCGCTTATTCTTACATCGGCCCCGAAGCCACATGGCCCGTTTACACCAATGGCACCATTGGTCAGGCCAAAAAAGACGTCGAGCGCGCTGCTGCTGCGATCACAGAAGCTTACGATTGCGAAGCCTACGTGGCAGTCAACAAGGCCGTCGTTACGCAAGCCAGCTCGGCGATTCCAGTTGTGCCACTTTATATCTCGATTCTCATTAAATTGATGAAGGAAAAGGGCACACACGAAGACTGTATCGAACAAATGGTGCGCCTTTTCGATGACCGCCTCTACGGCAAAGACTTGCAACTCGACGATCTCGGTCGCATTCGCATCGACGATTGGGAAATGCAGCCCGATATTCAGGCGAAAGTCATTGAAATCTGGCCAAGTATTACATCCGAGACCTTGGACATTCTTGGTGATTACACCGGCTACCAGCACAACTTCCTCACATTGTTTGGCTTTGAAATGCCAGGCGTCGATTATGACGAAGATGTGGAAGTCGATTTACCGCTGCCAAGCAGCGTGTAG
- a CDS encoding UvrD-helicase domain-containing protein, with amino-acid sequence MDKRAHAPSILRELNTLQNIAISASAGSGKTYTLTNRFIYLLHAFEQPERIIALTFTRTAAGEFFHKIIEKLCDAAEDPEKAASLSKELKIHADCTRYHHLLQLLIHSMHRLNLQTLDSFFFRVVSAFALELGLSGSLNLLDESSEPRMRNEVRDSIVHRPGELTTELNEFWHAFKQATYGQEARSIEKVVSDFIEQLYSLYLDTPDANRWGNPQQIWPQGCPWQTSAHPDWDQLANNLLAALPEDLGKAQINDFNSAANAIRNYGANEKLNTLLTNALAVAPDIFAGSATIKVRKELPLSGALCTALADCLRAIVWHHLKRAMENTQGVHRILQAYHENYDRIVRRPGRLAFADLTHLLSPDAEGSPMGVDDEMTRQLMDFRLDGQFDHWLFDEFQDTSRPQWEVVANLIDEIVQDGSGERSFFYVGDTKQCLYLWRNSDDRLFHDIQTHYNSGGMELIAKQPLSMSWRSAPAILDAVNEAFSDNALIGEVFSTDAAARWARAWQTHEPSPATEKLSGFSCWIEAKKNDSPTRNELILKILQDLNPIERGMSVGVLVRKNADANEVADYLRENCSLPIHTGSAIKPAVDNSAGAALLALLSLAAHPGDRHAHGYLNLIDASTEGAPLANASEALRTRLLSDSNESAVRWAAEQIIEHLPASDTRHRERLNRLIDKARAFDSEERRDIDGLIHFLRNSSSGECHAGEAVIIETIHKSKGLEYDVVILVNEDKTSRSETRISPLLDPQGKADWILEPIKKDLMQADPMLNQLLDQSTSQRGFGNLCTLYVAMTRAKRGLYMISDLDRVSKTSTVHFLKERLGHEATATELFPIQSSELDVQRSTFNYPVLWSIGDPNWHSSFEAEQPESADTSHSTLPTPHFDPAHPRLTLARPSSGHARPLAAAKCFDLDEQASTFGTAVHDAFEQIEWLAPEKPKKRTLKDDNNLTLDLFGTEKTGGTSSASSAEPESETHQSPVTTHNSPEVRSTLAAAFDNSDIRALFTKPKTASTVWRERAFSYVEVDQFTNGIFDRVVIHYDTSGAITRAEIIDFKTDRIHESNTILQATDHHRPQLEAYRKALSKIVGLNESAVELKLLFTDVPALVTV; translated from the coding sequence ATGGACAAGCGTGCCCATGCTCCTAGCATTCTAAGAGAATTGAACACACTGCAAAACATCGCCATTTCCGCCTCTGCTGGCTCAGGTAAAACTTACACCCTGACGAATCGCTTCATCTATCTGTTGCACGCCTTTGAGCAGCCTGAGCGCATCATCGCCCTGACATTTACCCGCACCGCCGCAGGCGAGTTCTTCCACAAGATCATCGAGAAACTCTGCGATGCTGCCGAAGATCCCGAAAAAGCCGCCTCACTGTCGAAGGAGCTAAAAATCCACGCTGACTGCACGCGCTACCACCACTTGCTGCAACTACTGATCCACAGCATGCATCGGCTCAATCTACAGACACTCGATAGTTTCTTCTTTCGCGTCGTCTCCGCCTTTGCGCTCGAACTCGGGCTCTCCGGCAGCCTCAACCTACTCGACGAAAGCAGCGAACCGCGCATGCGCAACGAAGTGCGTGATAGCATCGTGCACCGCCCCGGCGAACTGACCACCGAGCTCAACGAATTTTGGCATGCCTTCAAGCAAGCCACCTACGGCCAAGAAGCGCGCAGCATCGAAAAAGTCGTCTCCGATTTCATCGAGCAACTCTACTCACTCTACCTAGACACGCCCGATGCCAACCGCTGGGGCAACCCTCAACAAATCTGGCCACAAGGCTGCCCCTGGCAAACCAGCGCCCACCCCGATTGGGATCAACTCGCCAACAACCTGCTCGCCGCCCTACCCGAGGATCTAGGCAAAGCACAGATCAATGATTTCAACTCCGCGGCAAACGCGATCCGCAACTACGGCGCGAACGAAAAGCTCAACACCCTACTCACCAATGCCCTCGCAGTCGCGCCTGACATCTTCGCAGGCAGCGCCACGATCAAAGTCCGCAAAGAACTCCCACTCAGTGGCGCCCTCTGCACCGCCCTCGCAGACTGCCTGCGCGCCATCGTCTGGCACCATCTCAAACGTGCGATGGAAAACACCCAAGGTGTGCACCGCATCCTGCAAGCCTACCACGAAAATTACGATCGGATCGTCCGGCGCCCAGGCCGCCTCGCCTTCGCCGACCTGACACACCTGCTCTCGCCTGATGCCGAAGGTTCGCCCATGGGCGTGGACGACGAGATGACGCGCCAGCTCATGGACTTCCGCCTCGACGGGCAGTTTGACCATTGGCTATTTGACGAATTCCAAGACACCAGTCGTCCGCAATGGGAAGTCGTGGCGAATCTAATCGACGAAATCGTGCAAGACGGATCAGGCGAACGCTCGTTCTTCTACGTCGGCGACACCAAGCAATGCCTCTACCTCTGGCGCAACAGCGACGACCGCCTTTTCCACGACATCCAGACGCATTACAACTCCGGAGGCATGGAGCTGATTGCCAAGCAACCGCTTTCGATGTCTTGGCGCTCCGCTCCCGCGATTCTGGATGCGGTCAACGAAGCATTTAGCGACAACGCCCTCATCGGCGAGGTCTTCTCCACCGATGCCGCCGCACGCTGGGCACGCGCATGGCAAACACACGAGCCCTCACCTGCCACCGAAAAACTAAGCGGATTCAGTTGCTGGATCGAAGCCAAGAAGAACGACAGCCCCACCCGCAACGAACTGATCTTAAAAATCCTGCAAGACCTCAACCCGATCGAACGCGGGATGAGCGTCGGCGTGCTCGTGCGCAAAAACGCTGATGCCAACGAAGTCGCCGACTATTTACGCGAAAACTGTAGCCTACCAATCCATACCGGCTCGGCAATCAAACCCGCAGTCGACAACTCTGCCGGCGCTGCCCTGCTCGCACTGCTCAGCCTTGCCGCCCACCCCGGCGACAGACATGCACACGGCTACCTCAACCTGATCGACGCCTCCACCGAGGGCGCACCGCTCGCAAATGCCAGCGAAGCACTACGGACACGCCTACTCTCAGACAGCAACGAAAGCGCCGTGCGCTGGGCCGCCGAGCAAATTATCGAGCACTTACCCGCAAGCGACACACGCCACCGCGAACGTCTCAACCGACTCATCGACAAAGCACGCGCCTTCGACAGCGAAGAGCGCCGCGATATCGACGGACTGATTCACTTCCTGCGCAACAGCAGCAGTGGCGAATGCCACGCTGGCGAAGCCGTCATCATTGAGACGATCCACAAATCCAAAGGACTCGAATACGACGTCGTGATCCTCGTCAACGAAGACAAAACCTCGCGTAGCGAAACACGCATCAGCCCCCTGCTCGACCCACAAGGCAAAGCCGATTGGATACTAGAGCCGATCAAAAAGGATCTCATGCAGGCAGATCCAATGCTCAATCAACTGCTCGACCAAAGCACCAGCCAGCGTGGCTTCGGCAATCTCTGCACCCTGTATGTCGCCATGACTCGTGCCAAACGCGGTCTCTACATGATCAGCGATCTCGACCGTGTCAGCAAAACCTCCACCGTCCATTTCCTAAAAGAACGCCTCGGCCACGAAGCAACCGCCACCGAACTCTTCCCCATTCAAAGTTCAGAGTTGGACGTTCAACGTTCAACGTTCAACTACCCCGTGCTTTGGAGCATCGGTGATCCCAACTGGCACAGCTCTTTTGAGGCAGAACAGCCTGAATCAGCGGACACCTCCCACTCCACACTTCCCACTCCACACTTCGACCCCGCACACCCACGATTGACTCTGGCACGCCCGTCATCAGGCCATGCACGCCCACTCGCCGCAGCGAAGTGCTTCGACCTCGACGAACAAGCCAGCACCTTCGGCACCGCCGTCCACGACGCCTTCGAACAAATCGAATGGCTAGCGCCCGAGAAGCCCAAGAAGCGCACGCTCAAAGACGACAACAATCTAACCCTAGATCTCTTTGGCACAGAGAAAACGGGAGGGACGAGCTCCGCCTCGTCCGCAGAGCCCGAGTCAGAAACTCACCAGTCACCAGTCACAACTCACAATTCGCCGGAAGTCCGAAGCACACTCGCCGCCGCCTTCGACAACTCCGACATCCGCGCCCTTTTCACAAAGCCAAAGACCGCGTCCACCGTCTGGCGCGAGCGCGCCTTCAGTTATGTCGAAGTCGATCAATTCACCAACGGCATCTTCGACCGCGTTGTCATTCACTACGACACAAGCGGCGCAATCACGCGCGCCGAAATCATCGACTTCAAAACCGACCGTATCCACGAATCCAATACGATCCTGCAAGCCACCGACCACCACCGCCCACAACTCGAAGCCTACCGCAAAGCGCTCTCCAAAATTGTCGGCCTTAATGAGAGTGCAGTTGAGCTGAAACTACTTTTCACGGATGTCCCAGCGCTCGTGACTGTGTAG
- a CDS encoding serine/threonine-protein kinase, giving the protein MKHIFNELHFEIVHTIAEGGMGIVYEAEQRGAGHFSKRVAIKLIREEYSKIEEFRKNFIGEARLVADLIHTNIVQTYHLGEISGQYFMTMEYVDGITLEDFILRHTQTHQPIPADIAAFIVSRICRGLSYAHQKCDTNGRPLGIVHRDVNPRNIMLAHEGDVKLTDFGIAKALDLMYNDEGEVIAGKDEYLSPEQARREVTDARADLFSCAIILAEMLLGENIFESNTGEATRKNILELTIPDFIEMRPNLDPRLDDILQHAFQRDRNKRYQTAQSMLTALEVFLYGEGYGPTNEKLASYIHDLFGKNSSSAAKRWALGETPGLEQDEES; this is encoded by the coding sequence ATGAAGCACATATTCAATGAACTCCACTTCGAGATCGTCCATACGATCGCCGAGGGCGGCATGGGCATTGTCTATGAGGCCGAACAACGCGGCGCTGGTCACTTCAGTAAGCGAGTCGCGATCAAATTGATCCGCGAAGAATACTCAAAAATTGAAGAATTCCGCAAAAACTTCATTGGCGAAGCTCGCCTAGTCGCCGACCTGATCCACACCAATATCGTTCAGACCTACCATCTTGGCGAAATCAGCGGGCAGTATTTCATGACAATGGAATACGTAGACGGAATTACACTCGAAGACTTCATACTTCGCCACACGCAGACGCATCAACCGATCCCAGCCGACATAGCAGCCTTCATCGTGTCCAGAATCTGCCGCGGCCTCTCCTATGCGCACCAGAAGTGCGATACCAATGGCCGCCCACTCGGTATCGTTCACCGCGATGTCAACCCGCGCAACATCATGCTTGCTCACGAAGGTGATGTTAAGCTCACCGACTTCGGCATCGCGAAAGCACTCGACCTCATGTATAATGACGAGGGCGAGGTCATTGCAGGCAAAGACGAATACCTCTCCCCCGAGCAAGCACGACGCGAAGTCACCGACGCACGCGCAGACCTCTTCAGTTGCGCGATCATACTCGCGGAGATGCTACTCGGCGAAAATATCTTTGAATCCAACACTGGCGAAGCCACTCGTAAGAACATCCTAGAACTAACAATTCCAGATTTTATTGAAATGCGTCCGAACCTCGATCCACGCCTCGATGACATCCTACAACACGCCTTCCAGCGCGATCGTAATAAGCGCTATCAAACCGCTCAAAGTATGCTCACCGCTCTGGAAGTATTTCTTTACGGCGAAGGCTATGGTCCAACCAATGAGAAACTAGCCAGCTACATCCACGACCTTTTCGGCAAAAACAGCAGCAGCGCAGCAAAGCGCTGGGCTCTAGGCGAGACACCAGGGCTCGAACAAGACGAAGAGTCCTAA